The following proteins come from a genomic window of Bradyrhizobium paxllaeri:
- a CDS encoding ArsR/SmtB family transcription factor: protein MQFAPGADDEAALKTLAKQAGEAAQLLKMLANEKRLLILCFLAVRGEMTVGELVAVVKLSQSALSQHLAKLRADGLVEFRRTSQTLHYRVADQRTLRLLGVLKEIFCGDLK from the coding sequence ATGCAATTCGCCCCCGGCGCCGACGATGAGGCGGCGCTGAAGACGCTGGCGAAGCAGGCCGGCGAGGCGGCCCAACTCCTGAAAATGCTGGCCAATGAAAAGCGTTTGCTGATCCTCTGCTTTCTTGCCGTGCGCGGCGAGATGACGGTCGGCGAACTCGTCGCTGTCGTGAAGCTGAGCCAGTCGGCACTGTCGCAGCATCTGGCGAAACTGCGCGCCGACGGCCTGGTGGAATTCCGGCGTACCTCGCAGACGCTGCATTATCGCGTCGCCGACCAGCGCACATTGCGTCTGCTTGGGGTGTTGAAGGAAATTTTCTGCGGCGATCTGAAGTGA
- a CDS encoding DUF938 domain-containing protein — MAEFVVEFGKDGRPVEPDGRLDAAAFHRNHAPIWAVLQKFLADKSGDVLEAGSGTGQHVVHFATHTPDITWWPSDLNERHLASIEAWRAHTALPNIRPPLRVDLSDPAWCPQMHDDSGPGELLAVFCANVIHIAPWRVAEGLFAGAGRYLRSDGRLFLYGPFKRAGKHTAMSNAVFDTSLREQDAEWGVRDIAEVEKLAAGVGLVLFETVQMPANNMILVFGRSDASA, encoded by the coding sequence ATGGCTGAGTTTGTGGTGGAGTTCGGCAAGGACGGCCGGCCGGTCGAGCCCGACGGCAGGCTCGATGCGGCAGCATTTCACCGCAATCATGCGCCGATCTGGGCGGTGCTGCAGAAATTCCTCGCCGACAAATCCGGTGACGTGCTGGAGGCCGGCAGCGGCACCGGCCAGCATGTGGTGCATTTCGCAACACATACGCCCGACATCACCTGGTGGCCGAGCGATCTCAACGAACGGCATCTCGCCAGCATCGAAGCATGGCGCGCACACACCGCCTTGCCGAACATCCGTCCGCCGCTCCGCGTCGATCTCTCCGATCCCGCCTGGTGTCCGCAAATGCATGATGACAGCGGGCCGGGCGAATTGCTGGCGGTGTTCTGCGCCAATGTCATCCACATCGCACCGTGGCGCGTGGCCGAAGGCCTGTTCGCCGGTGCAGGCCGCTATCTGCGCAGCGACGGACGATTGTTTCTCTATGGCCCGTTCAAGCGCGCCGGCAAGCACACCGCCATGAGCAATGCCGTGTTCGACACCAGCCTGCGCGAGCAGGATGCCGAATGGGGCGTGCGTGATATCGCCGAGGTGGAGAAGCTCGCCGCCGGCGTGGGTCTTGTCCTGTTTGAGACCGTGCAGATGCCCGCCAACAATATGATTTTAGTGTTCGGGCGCTCTGACGCGTCGGCGTAA